The genomic stretch CAAGAACTACTTGAAACTGGAAGCAGCATTCTTGGCAAGTGGCATTCGGAACACTAATCGGGGAAGTGATGACTAAGTGGTAGACCTCTTGCAGCGCAGAGATTAAATTAATTTATCTACCATCCTACATTATGGTTCAGCCCGATTACGAGGATTttaagaaaaagcaaaaggggTTCATAACACCACACCAGGTCGAACTATCATAAGTGTCCTCAATTTTAGGAATTATGGTCCACGTTTACCTGGTAGTCAAACGCGAGTCCATCTTGTGAACTTATTAAAAGGTTTTTGTTTCGCATATCTCAGGGCAGTTGCCCATTAAAGCGTACATTTCGTTGAATGCGAGGTGACTGCGAGAGGATAAAGTGCATCATAAGATCAGAAGGAATGATGAGAGCGCTCAAAAGCATGAAATGAAACACATTTTGCTCATTAGATTACGGTACATGCTGAACCTTTGACTATGGCTAATATTTTGATTACAGCTAATGCTTGGTCATTGATTATGGCTCATTGATTTCATTAACAGTTGTTACCTTAAAAACAGGTGCCTGCACCATAAGAAACGCCAGGAGAATGAGAACTGCTCAGACATGGCTTCACTTTAGGCTATGAGACACTTGGGACTGTATCAAAAATATTGCACACGCTGCACTGATACGGGGTTCCATGCAGTGACCCATGCTGCTTTACTGCTATCCTACAATCGTACTGTCCTATGGCAATGGAAGTAAAAACACACGTTATAGTCAATCTTTGTATTCTTAAGCCAAACATTATCTAACTTGAGATGAGAAGCGCCATTTTCTGGGTCACCTATTTTCATGTCGAGACATAGCCAGAAAGAGCtaccgatatatatatattttttttttactgcataAGAGTCCACATCAAGCACTTGTTCCGTTTTCCATGCACACTACAGGGATGCAGGTAAATTTCCCATTTCTAATGACCTCATGCGTGTCAGTGCTAGGCACATTCTATGTAGACTCGACATTGGATTGAGCAgctctttaaagggacggtcgcatccagaAACCCATCTATTGAAACAGATACTACTTTGTTCGGAATCGGTTGACAATATATTTGGCTAATTTTTTTCGTGGTCAGTGGTCAACGAGGAATGAAATGACGCAATAGTTTTGAAATGGACTGGAACGGAtgagactgtccctttaaagtacTCCATTTCTCACTTGCTTCAGACGCCCATTATCATAAGTCGACTTAGTTACAACATATCCCGACGTTTTCAAACCTTACAAGAAAAGACAACTCTACAGTGTGTGCATTCTCATTCACATCTGCTCAATAAGTTCGTATTTCTTCTTGAGGTCCATGGGAACCTTTTTGGGGTCGTGCTTTTTCCGCTGCGCTAACAGCTGtcgcatctccgaggcactcATGTTGAGGTTGAGGTCACCTGATCGTGGCTTCGGTGGCTCTTCCTTTGGTGGTTCTTCCTTTGGTGGCTCTACGTGTGACGCCTCCACTCTGGGGGGTGCATCGACCACATTGGTAGAGTTTTCAACTTGATGCGTTGTGGCAACGCTCTCCACTGTCATGCTGGCTTCCTGCAACAAGAGGGTTTTATGTCAGACGTCATAAAAGACACACTTAAAACAGACAATGCACATGTGTTAGAGCTCTACACAGACAGGGCCTGGTATGGGGGCGCTATTTTCTAATATATCCTTAGATACGAAATCTGGGACCAATCATATGCTCctaaaaagttaaaaaaaaaacaattcttGGTGTTCATTGGTCCAGGCCATACCTACATATACAATGTAGTTTTCTGCAAGTTCACTTCCATCTGTTGTGCTCTACAGCACACCTCTAAAGCATCGATATtaatggggaaaaaaaggaatacaAGGCAAGGCAGCTTCCCTATCTCAGGGACATGTTCCTCCGACAAGATTATGTCGCAATGCAAGCACAATGAGTACGTCCCTTCACTCATTGGTTACTCACTGTGTATGTAGGGGGACTTCCTTCCGACTTTGTTGTCGCTTCAGATGAAGAATTTTGTTCGTCATTTTCTTCCCTTAAATCGTGGTTCGATTCCACTTCCTGCAGCTGAAAATAGGGGCAACCAAGGTGAAGATGATTTGGCATGTACTGAGATACAATAAAACAATTGGCAAGTTACGTATCAACCCGTGGCTTCATTGCTTCAGAGAGCATATACCAGAAGCACGATGGGGAAAGCTATGAAATTCGGTTACAGGTAACTGGCTCCAAATTTATTTGAAAGACTTTGCACCCCCGAGAAAAACCATAAGAAAGGTTTCGTTTGGGTTTGGACTGTTGGTCTAATTTAGAGGGAAGTACTGACCCGGATAACTACTTCTGCAATTCGTATTGAAATACCTCAATAAGAAAGAATAtgttttattttattcaccGTGTAGTGCAGGCACATAAAGTAAATTCTTATTTTTCAATTGTTTGTTTCCCATCCAGCAATGAGTGGGGCTGGGGAAAAAAGACACAAAATGCAGGTTGTAAAACAAAGGGAATGGCATAAACCGGGGTTCCGGAGCAAGCTGAAAACCTGAACTATTTATTGGTGAACCAGAACAGAACGAAATCTGAAACAAAAGTTTATGCTCCGGAGGGACACCAAACTTATGTTCTTAGTTTTTGGTTCAAATGGAGAATTGGACTATTTGGCCCTTAAGTGTACATAATGCAAGACCTCAAGTGCACAATACATGGCATCCATAGGTGTTTGGGTACAAAACTCCAGAAACCTCCTCACATTACAAGAATGTGCCCGAGCACAAGATACGCTCCTTGTTTTTGTCTAAGTGACGTGGTAGCACCTTCTAACCTCTGTGTTTATTTCTCACTCTGTTGGGTAGAACATAGGGCATTACTATTGCTACAATTAATTCTCCTTACACTACCAGTtttgaaccattattttttgcTCCGGAACTGAACCATTTTCTCTGAACCAAAAGGAGAACCGGAACAAAAAAACCCTTTGGTTCGACACGCTGGCACaaacgcaggcaagctggtggacaggACAAACATGCAAGCAACACATGTTTCCTGTGCAACATGCTATAATTTAACCTCTTTTGTCAATTCATTATTGATTAGATTAAGCTGTATGCTTACAACGTCTGTCTTGACATGCTCTTCTGTCTTAACATGCTCTTCTGTCTTGACATGCTCTTCTGTCTTGACATGCTCTTCTGTCTTGACCTGCTCTTCTGTCTTGACATGCTCTTCTGTCTTGACCTGCTCTTCTGTCTTGACCTGCTCTTCTGTCTTGACCTGCTCTTCTGTCTTGACCTGCTCTTCTGTCTTGACCTGCTCTTCTGTCTTGACCTGCTCTTCTACAGGGACTGGGGTTTCAATCTTCGGTTCTACCTTTTGTGTGGCTGGGTTAAGTTCTGGGTTCTTAATATACAGTACATTTGCCTGTGTGCCTTTAGCAACAATGCCGTGTGCCTTGTACCACTTCTCTGACTCTGGGTCCAGCACCAACAACTTGGTTTCATTTGGTACCTGAAAGAAACATTTTCATGAAGTCAACAACTCAGTACGTATCTGCTCTGTAATGCATGTGTGGTGTTGTAGCAACATTTCCATTTTCCTACAGTATTGGCCTTTGTTACACTTGGGAAGATCACCTGAGTACAGTCgaaactcgttaatatgaccacagCCATTCCCGCAAATTTCGGTCATGCCCGTTACGTAAGCTTCGAAACGTAGAAAATTATGTAAGCTAGTAACCAAATACAAACAATTAGGAACTTTAAAATAATGTACGGATTTCATGTCTGCATGCATGGTCGTTCCTTGAATCTCACGCATATCCGCCTGTTCATTCCAGCAGTAAGCtccgtccttttgcgcttcttCTCAGACATGGTCGATGAATGCCGTTCGGCTGCAGCGGGTCACTATGACCATATgacactgctcctttaagcaaGTCAGACATCATGAGTCACACCGAAAGCGGCCCCACGTTTTGGCTGCTATAGGTCAGGAGAGCTATCAGGTCGTAGTAACGAGGGTAAGGTACACAAGTAAGTCTTTGCCCACAGTTGCACGGAAAATACCAGCCGTTGTCACTTAACTGAAATGTCATTAACGAACAATCGTTACATGCGGAGGGCATTGGGAGGTAAgttcccgagaaaaacggtcataaagctGGGATGTCGTATTAATGAATGTCATATTAATGAACAAGTGTTACATGCGGAGGCCACTGGGAGGgaacggttcccgagaaaaacgATCATAAAAAGGGAATGTCGTATTAATGAATGTCATATTAACAAACAAGTGTTGAGGCCATTGGGAGGGAATGGTTCCCGAGAAAAACAGTCATAAAGAGGGAATGTCGTATTAAtgagtgtcatattaacgaacaagTGTTACACGAGGAGGCCATTGGGAGGGAACAGTTCCCGAGAAAAACTGTCATAAAGAGGGaatgtcgtattaacgagtgtcAAATTAACAAACAAGTGATACATGCGGAGGCCATTGGGAGCGAGCGGTTCCCGAGACAAACGGTCGTAAAGAAGGAATGTCGTATTAAtgagtgtcatattaacgaacaagCGTTACACGCGGAGGCCATTGGGAGCGAGcggttcccgagaaaaacggtCGTAAAGAAGGAATGTCGTATTAAtgagtgtcatattaacgaacaagCGTTACACGCGGAGGCCATTGGGAGCGAGcggttcccgagaaaaacggtCGTAAAGAAGGAATGTCGTATTAAtgagtgtcatattaacgaacaagTGTTACACGCGGAGGCCATGGGGAGGGAATggttcccgagaaaaacggtcataaagctGGGATGTCGTATTAAtgaatgtcatattaacgaacaagTGTTACACGTGGAGGCCAGTGGGAGGgaacggttcccgagaaaaacggtcataaagagGGAATGTCGTATTAAtgagtgtcatattaacgaacaagTGTTGAGGCCATTGGGAGGGAATggttcccgagaaaaacggtcataaagagGGAATGCCgtattaacgagtgtcatattaacaAACAAGTGATACATGCGGAGGCCATTGGGAGCGAGCGGTTCCCGAGACAAACGGTCGTAAAGAAGGaatgtcgtattaacgagtgtcatattaacaAACAAGTGATACATGCGGAGGCCATTGGGAGCGAGCGGTTCCCGAGACAAACGGTCGTAAAGAAGGAATGTCGTATTAATGAGTGTCATATTAATGAACAAGTGTTACACGCGGAGGCCATTGGGAGGgaacggttcccgagaaaaacggtcataaagctGGGATGTCGTATTAATGAATGTCATATTAACAAACAAGTGATACATGCGGAGGCCATTGGGAGCGAGcggttcccgagaaaaacggtCGTAAAGAAGGAATGTCGTATTAAtgagtgtcatattaacgaacaagTGTTACACGCGGAGGCCATGGGGAGGGAATggttcccgagaaaaacggtcataaagctGGGATGTCGTATTAAtgaatgtcatattaacgaacaagTGTTACACGTGGAGGCCAGTGGGAGGgaacggttcccgagaaaaacggtcataaagagGGAATGTCGTATTAAtgagtgtcatattaacgaacaagTGTTGAGGCCATTGGGAGGGAATggttcccgagaaaaacggtcataaagagGGTATGTCGTATTAAtgagtgtcatattaacgaacaagTTTTGGGGCCATTGGGAGCGAGcggttcccgagaaaaacggtCGTAAAGAAGGAATGTCGTATTAAtgagtgtcatattaacgaacaagTGTTACACGTGGAGGCCATGAGGAGGgaacggttcccgagaaaaCGGTCATAAAGCTGGGATGTCGTATTAAtgaatgtcatattaacgaacaagTGTTACATGCGGAGGCCACTGGGAGGGAACGGTTCctgagaaaaacggtcataaagaaGGAATGTCGTATTAAtgagtgtcatattaacgaacaagTGTTACACGCGGAGGCCATGGGGAGGgaacggttcccgagaaaaacggtAATAAAGCTGGGATGTCGTATTAATGAATGTTATATTAACGAACAAGTGTTACACGTGGAGGCCAGTGGGAGGgaacggttcccgagaaaaacggtcataaagagGGAATGTCGTATTAAtgagtgtcatattaacgaacaagTGTTGAGGCCATTGGGAGGGAATggttcccgagaaaaacggtcataaagagGGAATGTCGTATTAATGAGTGTCATATTAACAAAGTGTTACATGCGGAGGCCATTGGGAGGGAatggttcccaagaaaaacggcCATAAAGCAGGaatgtcgtattaacgagtgtcatattaacgaacaaTTGTTACATGCGGGGCCATTGGGAGCGAACAgttcccgagaaaaacggtcataaagagAGAATGTCGTATTAATGAGTGTCATATTAACAAAGTGTTACATGCGGAGGCCATTGGGAGGGAatggttcccaagaaaaacggcCATAAAGCAGGaatgtcgtattaacgagtgtcatattaacgaacaaTTGTTACATGCGGGGCCATTGGGAGCGAACAgttcccgagaaaaacggtcataaagagAGAATGTCGTATTAATGAGTGTCATATTAACAAAGTGTTACATGCGGAGGCCATTGGGAGGGAatggttcccaagaaaaacggcCATAAAGCAGGaatgtcgtattaacgagtgtcatattaacgaacaaTTGTTACATGCGGGGCCATTGGGAGCGAACAgttcccgagaaaaacggtcatTCACAGTACTTTCAAATGACGCCTAGTTCATTCTGCTCCATTTGCAACATAGAGGACGGTTAGCAAAGCGGAGGGAAAATGACGAATTTCTGGCGCCTTTTATTTAAAAGACTCTACAAAACTCTCCTCCGTAATTAGACATGTTGGGCAGATTCTCAGTGGGGTTTTGGGGATATATTGTGCA from Ornithodoros turicata isolate Travis chromosome 4, ASM3712646v1, whole genome shotgun sequence encodes the following:
- the LOC135390601 gene encoding Na(+)/H(+) exchange regulatory cofactor NHE-RF1-like; amino-acid sequence: MSDSLPADAPAPRLCHLVKIPTFEGYGFNLHAEKSKPGQFVGKVDANSPAELAGMQEGDRIVEVNGVNIASENHRQVVERIKAVQDETKLLVVDSVTDAWYREHKLVPRSTQKNVIYNRTPTDGPQQQNGHATNQVVENGSVLQKGAADTTELPADAPVPRLCHLVKWLDFEGYGFNLHAEKDKSGQFVGKIDSGSPAEYAGLREGDRIVEVNGANISSETHRQIVERIKLVPNETKLLVLDPESEKWYKAHGIVAKGTQANVLYIKNPELNPATQKVEPKIETPVPVEEQVKTEEQVKTEEQVKTEEQVKTEEQVKTEEQVKTEEHVKTEEQVKTEEHVKTEEHVKTEEHVKTEEHVKTDVLQEVESNHDLREENDEQNSSSEATTKSEGSPPTYTEASMTVESVATTHQVENSTNVVDAPPRVEASHVEPPKEEPPKEEPPKPRSGDLNLNMSASEMRQLLAQRKKHDPKKVPMDLKKKYELIEQM